In the genome of Ctenopharyngodon idella isolate HZGC_01 chromosome 16, HZGC01, whole genome shotgun sequence, the window gaagcaaacagttcagtcaaacatacaaaagcagcgctctagttagtaccggatttaatttcaatgtaaataaagttatgaaacttaatatggcccttaagccaaatctattagctccagaacaagtaatagattaataagaccaaagattgcctgtttGATATCCTTAAAacgaattatacctcatgtttaaacactatctacataagagccagcggcaaattcccgaaggactggtcgagatgaagctgttctctacGGGTACATGAGTGCTGAACAGCcactgacggcctggagctcacatctccgaaagcgtctcaacacattttcaaataggtgctatatgtttacatataaattgcatatatataaataaaagcaacTAAAAGGGGCCTTTTTACCCtctatttatataatatatcaataGCGATATTAAATTGGTCACCTTATGCAAATACTTTTTGTAGTGGCAAAACAATTGAAAAGTATTGTGGGAGTTACTGATGCAagctgcaaacaaacaaaaatgtggaACACATCAACACAATAAGAAAAAGTTCATGTTGCATGGAAAAGACTGTATGCACCTACAGCGCCATCTTGTGGCCTTGAGCTGCACTGACAGATTTATCATCTTTGGGTATCAGAAGGTATGCATTACGGACATCACTGAACACAGCGAttgaggatccaaatgcagtttATTGAGAGCACAATCCAAAGTCACAGTCTATAAAACAAGCAGTAGATCAGAGCGCAGGTAATCAGTCCAATAAAACATACAaagtgaaaagaaagaaaacaaaggtTAGTCTGAATATTGGAGTTTCTTGCAAAAGTATTTATACCCcttctttttttcaaatttgTCTTGTTGCAGCCTTATGCTGAAACACTGCCTACGATGTACTCTACATACATAATTACATTACCGCCTTttgtattcaacgtacgaagatAGTGTAAAAtacttgcagttcacaaagcttacactacgtcctatgccttccctgttcaacttacggaaaaagtgtaactgatgtgatgccagtttacactttcttcgaaggcggtctggcggaagctaaatatttgacttcataacttgttaaatatggatttttttttttacacaaatgcatcgcttcgcttcagaaggcctttattaaccctccagaGCTGTGTGGaacacacatttatgatggatggatgtggatggaagcactttcttcagcttataCTCATTAAACCCTATTAGTGCCATTATGaagtcaggatatttattcatatttctcagattgtcttcatcagaaagaataaagtcatatacacctaggatggcttgagagtgagtaaagcttggggtgattttcatttcaaagtgaactaatcctttaacagtaATTACAATCCATAATAAACAACTGAATTTATCACGAGTCTGCTCTGCTATGAAAAGAATTGtagctatttaaaaaaaggacCTGTAACTTGTAAATCTGTAAGAggtattaaatgtatattgcCTTATAGAAATTATATCAATGTATTTTATAcaccagaaaaaaatatgtaaacaacttacaggataacaacaacaaaagcttGGTAAAATTATTTCCTTTTGAACAGATGTTGATATCTATCAGAAAAAaagagtcatacaggtttgcaaaAACATCATTTTTGGATCAACTACCCTTTTAAATAACAAACTGTTTATTAGTTGAAGTTTTAAATTAAGATCATTACTTGAAGAACACATTAGCTTAAAACTGGTGAATAGCATGACTTTGCATCAAATCAGTACCAACCACCAAAACCAGCCTGAACAGGAACTTAATATAGGTCAATGATGAAACAGAGGACTTGATGAAATAGAtttatttgtgtacatatttacaGTGTAAATCTTACAGCCCACATAGCATGGTGACTTGAGGAGTTCTTCAGAAGTCAGGCCAAGATTATTTTTCATTCTATTTGCATGTCAATACTGTAGGGTTGATtgttaaatgattaaaactTACCTAAATACggatttattttctttgaaatcATGAACACTGATTTCAATATTTCAGGATGTTGCATGATCTTACAAGTATTTTGCTGGCTGCAGACTCAAAAGATGCAGGCCTGGTAGATGTAGGCATACAAACACACTTACATATAGGGTTTATATATGTCCACTAAAGGCGAGCTTGACGAatccaagtgcagtttatttgcATCCAAACATGAACAAAGTACAAAGTAAACATGAGCTTCAAAACATGAACTAAACAAGCTTGAACATAAACATAGCAACAAATAACATTCTAGAGGAGGCTCaaaagtgctgcgtaacacgagaatgaataTAGAGTGAttgtttctcttcagaaaatttggactaaaccgcacaattcatatggattagttttacgatctatttataaattttttgaagcgtcaaattgGTAGTTGCATAGCAGCTGTCAACGGAGGGAGCTgtcaacagtgtttttgaaggTTGGAAGTTTGTAATTTCCTTATTCATACTTCGTTTATCATTAACTGGCAAGCTGAAGTTTCTGTTTCAAGAAATGTTTCAAGAAATTCAAgaaactttcattttctcatgaaGACCCTCCCCTTCAGGTAAGCTATAAATTGGACACTGAAACAGAAACGTTATTTCATTCACCTCCTGATCAAAGATGGATCTGCAAATctcagttttttttctgttcattcTTTTCACTGCAGGTACAAAGACAAATagtgtttgtcatgtttttaagTACAAAAGTACAAATCATTGATGTCTCACTGTGTCTGTTTTGTTCCTAAAGGACACTCGCTCAGCTGTTATGAGTGCACGAGTCTGGACGATACTTGTGCAAATCCAATGGTAAAAACATGCCCCAATGGATCTTCTCAGTGTGTGAGTTATACAGCAGTGTCACAACAAGATGGTAAGTCGAGTATGATTGATTCAAATGTACTGTTATATCTGACTGATGGAGGTATTATTTACTGGTGCTGAAACAGTGGAAATTGAACTTGTCACACACAGTAACTGCTGGcagaatttaaaaattaattcacaGAATATTCTATATAGATTACtgcttttaaattgttttgctATCAGATTGTTATGCAGCAGTATGTGTGtttaaaaaacagtttgaaatgagaaaaattaaaatttaaaatataatttaaaataaaataaatgtataatatattcataatactgtaaaaaaaaaaaaaaaaaaaaaaaaaaaaaaacattttaattttgactgtaaaagactgtaaaatgctacagaaaaaaactgcTAATTGGTAAACTGTAAGTTCCCTTCACCGTTAAAATTTGTGttgtaaaataacaaaatactgGCAGCAGTGGTTGTGTTAATGTATAGCTCTCCTACTGTCATTTTCTTaatggaatgtttccttaatAATACCATGGAAGttaactcatttcatttggGGAAACTGACTGCCTTAAATCATTAAgtttaaaaactaatatttgTACAGTGTTAGTACTGTGAAGTTATTGCATTTGAGTCCACTAAAAAAGAATGTgtcttaaatataaaattgcactaataataattacaataaacacTTAATGTGTAAACTTGTGCAGTTCATATAGCTAATAACAGCACACATGCCTGTGTTAACATAATTAGCAAAGAGTTTATCACTGCATCAACACAGTTActgcctttaaataaagcaatacGCAGCATAGCGACAATGTTTCTCAGCTCATCCTCAAACTAACCACCACAGATTCTACttttcagcacaatggtaacccacAGAACTCAGACAACGAAAACCCTTTTACATCCCAACAGAGCATTAAACACTAGTAGATCTACTCCATAtcatcttgtgcaaaaacacataaatatacagtatatccctTTTATGCatattcaaaatgcattttcttGCATGGGTTTTGATGGCATACAGtggggaaaataattatttgatcccATGCTGATTTTGTAAGTTTGCCCACTTACAACTTAACGAGGAGTCTATAATTTTTATggtaggtttattttaatggatagAGACAGATTATCAACTTTTTgcctgtaaataaatgtatttgtgttattagaatgtaatttgcatcagcattaaaaaaaagtaatgtgattacATACGTAATGTTTGTTTCAAGTTATTACAAGTAGGCTAATGTacattacttgttacatcaaaaaagtaatctgattatgtaatgctcGTTACTTGTAAAGCATTACTTGTAACAccgaaaaagtaatctgattacattacacatgttacttgtaatgtgttactttacttcttacatcaaaaagtaatctgattacattatgcatgttacttgtattgcgttactttactccttacatcaaaaagtaatctgattacattatgcatgttacttgtaatgtgttactttacttcttacatcaaaaagtaatctgattacattatgcatgttacttgtaatgtgttactttactccttacatcaaaaagtaatctgattacattatgcatgttacttgtaatgtgttactttactccttacatcaaaaagtaatctgattacattatgcatgttacttgtaatgcgttactttactccttacatcaaaaagtaatctgattacattatgcatgttacttgtattgcgttactttactccttacatcaaaaagtaatctgattacattatgcatgttacttgtaatgcgttactttactccttacatcaaaaagtaatctgattacattatgcatgttacttgtaatgcgttactttactccttacatcaaaaagtaatctgattacattatgcatgttacttataatgcgttactttactccttacatcaaaaagtaatctgattatattatgcatgttacttgtaatgcgttacccccaacaccgCTCATTTAAGATGAGATTGAAAACACCTGATTGCTAGGTTTTCTCAGAAGAGAGCTAAGGTAGAAATGTGTCTATCTTGAACATAATCAGAATTATCAGCTAATAAGGGTAAATCAACATACTCCGGTagacatctaaaaaaaaaatcctttcaaATCTTGTTTTTCATGCCCTAAGAGCAATAAAgcacacaggaaaaaaaaaaatcctgactgAGGTTATCATAATTAATGCATGAAAgggttgaatatatatatatatatatatatatatatatatacacacacacattttccatCAAAATAATGTGCAGTTGAACCGATCTTTTCTGTATCATTCATGTTTTTAGGTGTTACTTTTAAGATGAAGGCTAAAGGTTGTGCTGTTGACTGTGTAAGTGGATCCACGAACACAGACATTGTAAAGAGGACTTCTTACTGCTGTAACACGGACCAGTGTAACATCCAAGATGCTCCAGGTATTGTGCTTTCCTAATCAAATCTAAGACTATCATTTTAAAGTCAACACTAAAGTTCTTCCAAAGGACATTCAATCAGGAAATAAAATGCAGAGTGTTTCTTGTTTGCCTTGTATTGACTGAATGAAGCAGGCAGCTAAAGGAGTGGTGTTTTAATAGAtgtattttctattttgtaCAGAAAATAACATAAAAGGACACCTCTCCTTTGACTTTACTTTTCCCACTCCTCCCACTCCTCACACTCTCGGTCCCATCCCCACCGACTACCCCTACCCTCCTCCTCCCTCCATATTTGACGGTGCTCAGAGCGTCACCAAGAGCTTCCTGTTCCTCTGCTGTTCTCTGCTCTCCTACTTCCTGCTGCACTGAATTCAGCAACTCTTCAGATTCTACAATGAGACACGCTGTACTGAATATATATCGTGTTTTGAATCatactctctctcacacacacagtccaTAGTGAATATAGTTCTAGTTTTGCTCActtctaaaatatttaatcagctAGATGTTAGTCTCAAAAAATTTATAGATTGCACTCACTTCTTATCTAAGATAATCACAAATGACCAGAAAACTAAGAGGTCAAGATTATTTTACAACATCCTGGCTgaaattaaatgtgtaaaaaagcCTTTCATACTAtagaaattaatattcatgaataaaaaatgctttaatcCATGCAtgcattgaatttattgttATTGATGGTGTTACAGCCCCCTTCTGgtgaacagacacacacagaaaactGCAAGTCTGTTGTAGAGTTGAACTTAGATAGATTTCATGATACATGTATCCACAACACATGACCTGTTTTATGCAGCCAACTGACATGAACacctaataaatgtaaaaaattgttTGGACAAGCATTTATACTTTGGGTGTGTGGTGATGAggaacattatttatttatgtttagtAAAAGTTTCACAGAGACACCTACTTCCAACCCTCATCAGCTAATCGATTTTTGGGTTGTACTCACattatgattaaaaatgactaattATGATTAATACAATTATCATGTATTTTTCCTGATTTCAGGTTAGTTTCTTCTGCTacacagttttatttattggttttacTTATGATAAACAAATGAAGAATGAATCACGCAATTTTAGTCTGATTCTTTTCCTGGTggataaacattaatttaataatttcaagGGATGTTACAAGCTGATTTGGCCTAAAGGCTGGCCGTTTTAGGGTGAGGCAGCATTTATTAGACTGACACACATAACCATCGCTTCATTCACCTCGGACAGACGGACTCGCTGGGAAGCTTCATCATTTCTGCCGATTACTCTAGGTAATGCTTTTAGAGGTACTTTTATGCATGCAATTTAAATGGTAACCCACACAGTTATAAAATTTGTTGATTAAAACAGATCTAATAGAACTAAATTGTGTGTCATGATGATGAAGACATGTCCACCTACTACTATTTCTTTCTAGCTTGTGAAAATGGAGGCTTTGTCAGCAGCAAACACTCAGTTCTCCCTCAACCTGTTCAAGAAGATCAGTGGAGGAAACGCATCAGGAAATGTGTTCTACTCTCCTGTCAGCATCTCCTCGGCTCTGGCCATGGTGTCGCTCGGTGCAAGAGGAAACACAGCAGCTCAGATGATTCAGGTGATCTCACACTTAAGCATGTTTTTTATGGCCAGTCATTCAGAattcaaaatgtatatatatatatatatatatatatatatatatatatatatatatatatatatatatatatatgtgtgtgtgtgtgtgtgtgtgtgtgtttgatcatCATGTTTAGTATTTTACACTAttatatgctgtattttaataCTATACATTGAACTTATCAAAATAGTGAGGTTATCTTTATGCTGTGCAGGTCTTGGGCTTTAAAAATCCTCATCATTCAGTGGACCAAATTCATTCCAGCTTCCACAAGTTTATGAGTGAGCTGAACAAACCAGGAGTCCCGTATGTGTTGAGTGTTGCCAACCGCCTCTACGGAGAGCAATCCTACCAGTTTGTTGAGGTAAGACTCAGTTTATTCACTGGAGGTTCTGGAAATGTTCTCAGCTCTAATATCATTTGCACCTCAATCGATTTGCTGTATTACAGAAATTCCTCAATGACGCAAAAAGATACTATGAAGCTGGACTGGAGAAGGTGGACTTCAAGACCAAATCAGAGGCTGCTCGTATCAACATCAATAAATGGGTGGAGAAAAAAACACAAGGTGAAATCCAGCATGAGATGACATTCTtacaaataaaagttatttcatgtttttttgcaGCACTTTCAGCAAAACTGTCTTTTCAAAGGCCATGTTTGACTTCATGGGTTCCTGAATTGAGCTATGTGCTCAAAGTGAACAATGTCCATTTGTATTTTAGAGAAGATCAAGGACTTGCTGCCATATGGAGTCCTCGATACACTGACGAGACTGGTCTTGGTGAACGCCATCTACTTCAAGGGGAACTGGGAGAAGAAATTCCCAAAGGAAGCCACCAGTGATGGGCAGTTTAAGATGAACAAGGTTGAGATTTCATGCTCTTGTTttttctacattattttaaattgtttgctCAGTAACAGTCATGAAATATGAGAGGTTATAATATGTTTCCATTAATATTTGGCAGAATCGAACTAAACCAGTGAAGATGATGTATCAAAAGGCGCAGTTTCGCCTGGCCTTCATCCCAGAGATTAACAGTCAGGTTCTGGAGCTGCCATATGTTGGGGAGAATCTCAGTATGTTGATCATCCTTCCTAACGAGATGGAAGACGACACCACTGGCCTTCAGAAGGTGAGACAGCACAGATTCTGCTTGTGAACACTCTTATAAACGGGCTCCAGAGGGAGTTTTTGCAGCGATGCAATAGAAGAGCCATTTTGGGTtctttaaagaaccttttttttccaCCTTTGTGTGAATAATGAGCTGAAGAACTGTTTCCCACTATAAGGAACCTCTTGTGCagtggaaaggttccatggatgttaaaggttcttaatggaaccatcaatgccaataaagaacctttatttttaagcttgtaaatgatgttttgtttcattattggTTAATGgcaaatataatttctttgtattcATGTTAGTTTCATGtggttaaaaaacatttataccatttttatgtaaaacatatatttacatgACTCTCCTATCCAGCTTGAAAAGGCACTGACCTACGAGAAGCTCATGGAGTGGACCAAACCAGAAGTCATGCGTCAACAAGAAGTTCAAGTATCTCTGCCCAGATTCAAGATGGAGGAAAAATACGACATGAAGAGTCTTCTGATCAGCATGGGAATGGAGGATGTTTTTGACACGCAGAAGGTGAATCTTTCAGGCATGTCCTCCAATGACCACCTGGTGCTGTCGCAGGTGTTTCATAAAGCCTTTGTTGAAGTAAACGAGGAAGGAACCGAAGCGGCTGTAGCCACCGATGCTGTTGTTGAAGAACGTTCATTTGCAGAGATGTTCAACGCAGACCACCCGTTCCTTTTCTTCATCCGGCATAATCCCTCAAATGCCATTCTGTTCTATGGACGCTTCTGTTCTCGTTGAAGAATGTGATGATAAAGTGATCATTCTAGATGACTGTGTTCCtctgataaataaaatcattagtAAATAATTGAGTGAAATTGTTtgcatgcattttctttcacaGCATTGATTCTTGAAATGTGAGCTAATTGTTTAcacatttacttatttacttgcATTATTGCAGTATTGACAGTATTGACACATAGGTATAATAATtgcatttagacatttttaatttatgagaACCTTTTATGTATTCCCAAGTGATTTACAAAATATGTTCCAGTGACAGCTCAACTGGAGCaacctgatatatatatatatatatgtataacaaaatgtgaaattaaaaagtgtataagtCACTCATTTTTCTAAAGGAACGCTGTCCAACAGcaacacccgcaggtaaagttaaaGTGGAAGTCTGCGTCTCTGGTGCCTCCTCTCAGCTCATAGAAAATCaacagaccccctaaagcgtgcggtgggtttagtggggggtaattgagaatgaatggggaaagtcacatgagaggaggcaatgcctccatcgcgctatgaatGATTGTGTGATAAATCCTGCCTATTGTTTACGTGCATGTTCCATGTGTCAGTCTGAATAAACAAAATGATGGCATCAATGGGaggactaattaaaaagtaagtaaacagctcacccacttagatatcaccgctttatgtcacgtcaaaatcaaacttgaaaagaCCTGAAAGCATGGTTACTGCggggtttttagtgagcaatcagcttggtgaaattaaagatacatcttcatgtctgtgacagacggtgtttaccGAGCGTGACTGATGTAAGTttactattaaaaagaacagctgaacatcagtacacaaataaaatatattgttttttaagttgttactgcctttagttattattttggaataaatgtaaaaatgcttaaaccactaacttgatgagactGACTTGGTTTTAattaatagaacattaattATATTGTCAATCTAAATATACAAAATAGCTAAATAGCAGCTAGAGGGGCCTTTACCCTCCatttatatgtgaccctggaccacaaaaccagtcataaggggaatttgagatttatacatcaacTGAAAGCTGATGTtgataaataagctttccattgatgcatggtttgttaggataggacaatttggccgagatacaactatttgaaaatctgaaatctgagggtgcaaaaaaatctaaatattgagaaaaacacctttaaaattgtccaaatgaagtccttagtaatggatatccactcacaaaaatacatttttgatacatttacagtaggaaatttacaaaatatcttcatggaacatgatctttacttaatatcctaatgattttttggCATAAACGAAAAattgatcattttgacccatacaatgtattgttggatattgctacaaatatacccgtgcgacttatgactggttttgtggtcagGGGTCACATGTAATCTCAATAGTGATATCAAATTTGTCACTTTATGCAAATACTTTTTGTAGTGGCAAAACAATTGAGAAGTATTGTGGGAGTTACTGATGCTAGCTATCTGacacatgcaaacaaacaaaaatgtcgAACAATGAAAAAGTCCATGTTGCATGGAAAAGACTGTATGCACCTACAGCGCCCTCTTGTGGCCTTGAGTCGCGCTGACAGATTTATCATCTTTGCTTTTTTTGCCTGTAGAGGGGGTTCAAACGCAAACAGAAATGCACagtcagaaggtatgttgaaagacaCAGTACAACTGAAATGTCTTATGTTTCATGTAATCAGTACATGTAAAACAGGTTGTAAACAATGTTACATTTTCCTCAGTAAAGTAATTCAGAATCAGTTTACTGAAAAAGTGGTAACTTTCAAATGGTATCATTTGTAAATTACTCGGttttagtcaaaaaaaaaaaaatatatttagcacCACTGAATTAAATGCATCAACAAAACTGAGACTTTCCTTTTTCATTAACtcagcaaaactgttttatttatagCCTACATGTGGATTCTGAATATATATGCAGCtgtttgtaaatgtttgtataGAGCTCAGGTTTTGTAGATTATTAtagctgaaaataaataatttaatttgatagTTTGCGCTTTGTTGTTACTTTTaaccttttatattttagtaatgtACCAAGCTCCCTCATTTTACAGCATTTgttttttaagagttttttctttaagaaaaatTAGCATGTTCCCGAAATATTtaacaggattgtgggatatcaaaggcagcaaaggaTACATTTATGatgccttcaaaaatcaatcagatgaaggtatgtcaggagacaggaagtgaagctaacattggatttggACATGTCTTGATGCTTTCCTGGATTTGGAATGCTTCCTCCAAAGGCAGTATTTTCAAGCTTTTGGACGCAGCCACAGACTGCAAAGTGTACCGACAACATGTAAAAAGTGCCGGTATTTCAGAAAGAGTGACGGTATGCTGAAGGTTAATGTAAAGgttaatgtaaaaagaaaagtgCCTGTACTGCGGCCCACTTCAAGCACTAAACAGATCATTTGATGTTCTCTCTGACTCTCTTTTACTCTCTCAACTGTTAAGAGTGCATGAGTCTGATGGATTCTTGTGTAGAGAAACAAGTTATACAGTATGACCCATTAGAGATGTCAAGTGCATGAGTTCAACAGTAGTAACACAGGCTGGTGAGCCCAGTATTGAAATTTAccctgcgttccattcggaagggctcatccctatgccctaattCCTTCAAACGGTTTACCCTCCGGAGTAagagcttcgaagggatgaagggtgtaggggtcaaaactctttttttgaaatgcacttctgcgtcaccttaacgagacaatcaaggaggcACCTTCATCGCACATTTTGTACGCTGTTTGACCCCCCAAAAAACACGCTCTGAATGATAAGT includes:
- the LOC127497143 gene encoding leukocyte elastase inhibitor-like, which produces MEALSAANTQFSLNLFKKISGGNASGNVFYSPVSISSALAMVSLGARGNTAAQMIQVLGFKNPHHSVDQIHSSFHKFMSELNKPGVPYVLSVANRLYGEQSYQFVEKFLNDAKRYYEAGLEKVDFKTKSEAARININKWVEKKTQEKIKDLLPYGVLDTLTRLVLVNAIYFKGNWEKKFPKEATSDGQFKMNKNRTKPVKMMYQKAQFRLAFIPEINSQVLELPYVGENLSMLIILPNEMEDDTTGLQKLEKALTYEKLMEWTKPEVMRQQEVQVSLPRFKMEEKYDMKSLLISMGMEDVFDTQKVNLSGMSSNDHLVLSQVFHKAFVEVNEEGTEAAVATDAVVEERSFAEMFNADHPFLFFIRHNPSNAILFYGRFCSR